TTTCCAATCCAAATTGGTAAAGTGATTTCTTTCTAATTAATTCTTTTGACCATAAAGTTTCCCAACCCCTTCTAGCAATATGATAGGTACTAAGATTTTTGTTTTTAATAGCTTCTGATACTGCTTTTGCAACAAGTGGAGCTCGTCTTAAAACATTACCAATTAAGTATCCAGATGCAGGATGCACCATTGAAGCAGCGCCTCCATATCCAAGTAATTGTTGTTTGAAATCTGGTATTGGCATATTCATTGGGAGAAACAAACCAAGTTCTTCGTGTTGCATACTTGTGATAGATATATTTCGATAAGATAGCCTTTTTTCCAATCTCTCTTTTAAATTTTCCATTGTTAAAGGATTTACTAAACCTAGTGATGTTTCTTCAAGAAAATATTTTCCATTTCCCATATCCATTGCATACAGAAAAGTGGGTGGTTCTTTTTTTTGCTCTTCATTAAGATGGTCATTTCTATAATCCATTAAGACAAACTGACCTTCTTTAAGGGGGGGTTTACTAAAATTACCGACTATCCCGTAACAAGTTTGGACTGCTAAAGGACCGCATGATTTTAATTTAAGAAAAACAGGATCATATCCTGTCGCATCTACTACTAATCTTGCAGAGTATGTCTTGCCATCATTTGTTGTTACAGTACTTTTATATTTTTCAAAATGTATTTTATCTGCATAGCCTTGATGCCATTTAATAAAAGACTTATTGCATTCATTAAGCCAAAAATTATGAAGTTTCTTCTTATCAAACAGTCCGTAATCTAATGAATGCTCCGTAGCTTTATTCTCATCGTGCTGCTCTTCTAAAGCGCCATGCCCAAAAAAACTTACAGTATTCTTCCATCTATATTCAAGTAAATCCTGAAGACCAAGTTGATCAACTTCTTTCCCCCAAATACCATAAGTGTTTGGCCAAGGTTCATCTGGGCCATTTGGAGAAAGGACTTCAACATCTAATTTTTCTTTTCCTAAAGCTGATGCAATTGCCATGCCTGCAGGCCCAGCGCCCAAAACAAGAACATCTGGCATGCTTTCTTTTGACATTAAATATAAATCTTATGATTAGAGAAATTTATGAAAGAAGGTATTATTTCTGAAATTAATTTTTTATATTTCATCCAATACTTAGTAATGAGAGTAGATTAATAATAATCAAATTACTCAATTTCTAGTGACTAAGTTTTCAGTGTTTTAACAATAATTTATAAGATTACAAAAAAAAAAAAAACATATATATTTTTTTATCATATAAAAATGTATATGTTTTTAAATGATAAAAAATAAAAATATTTTAATTACTGGAGGTAATTCTGGTATAGGTTTTTTTGCTACTATTAATTTACTAAAGAAGAAAAATAATTTATACGTTGTAATAAAATCTGAATTAAGGAAAAATGAATTTCTAAAAATACTTGAGAAATATTTTGAGAAAAATTACCTTAGTAAATATTTAAATATTATTGATAATTGTGATCTTTCAGATCTAGAGAATATTAAAAAAATTAAGGATTACTTTATTTGTAAAAAGATTTTTTTAGATGTAGTTGTTTTAAATGCAGGATTGCAATATACAGGTTCTTTTTACCCTAAAGTATCAAAACAAGGCTTAGAACTAACTTTTGCAGTTAATCATCTTGCACATTTTTACTTGGTAAATCTCTTAAAAGTTTTTGTTAGAGATAAAGAAGAATCTAGAATCATTATTACATCATCAGATGTTCACGATCCCAAAAGCTCAGGTGGAAGTATAGGAAAGAAAGCAGGACTTAATAATCTAGTTGATTTCAGGAAAAAAGTTACTGGGCAATTTTTAAATTTTAATGCTGATGAATCTTATAAAAATAGTAAGTTATGTAATATTTTATTTGCTAAAGAACTTATAAGAAAATTAAAAATGACCTCTAGTAAAATTTCTGTAGTTACTTGGGCTCCTGGTCTCGTCATACCAAATGATGATTCAGGTTTTTTTAGATATAGTAAACGTTTTAACCTCTTTGGATATTTGATTTTTTCTACAGTTGCAAGAAATATTTTGGGAATTTCTGAAAGTATAGAAAATGCTGGAAAGATTCTTTCTGAAATTGTCCTTGATTCAGATTTCAATAATATTGGTTATATACATTTAAGTAATAAACTTATATCTTTTAAAAAACATAAATTAGTTGAAAGTAATGTTAGTGATGAAGCAAATAGTTCCGAGTTAGCTTCAAAGCTCTGGATTTTAAGTGAAGAGATTTGCAGATCATTTGGCTTTGTTACTTTCAATATTTAAGGTTTGTGTTGGGAATGCAAACTCTATATTATTAACTGCGAATTCCTCAATTATTTTTAAATTTATAGATTGTTGAGCTTCCATTGCCGCAATATAATTATTTGTTGGTATGTAATAAACAAGTTCGAAATTAAGACTGAAGTCACCAAAATCTGTAAAATGACACCTATCAAAAGACGCATCTTTTGTCTCGTCGACTATTTTTTTAATTATTGTAGGAATCAATTTCATAAGTTTTGGAGAGGTTTCATAAATAACTCCTAATTTATGCACTAACCTCCTTTTTTCCATTTGAGCATAATTTGAAATTATTCCATTTGTTAGGGCGCTGTTGCTCATTACTATTACTTCTCCATTAATACTTCTTATCCTTGAGGATCTTACCCCCACCCTCTCAACCATTCCAAGGACTCCATCAGATTTTATAAACTCCCCTTTTTGAAAAGGTTTATCAAGCAAAATTGTGATATATTCAAAAAACTCCTGAACTGGATCTTTCAAGGCTAATCCTGCTCCAATACCACCTGCACTTAGTAGAGCCCAAATAGCAGTCATTTGAACTCCTATATTTTGTAAGAAAAATATTGAACCAATAGTCCAAGTTAATGCTTTTATCAACGGAGTTAGTGAAGATATCATTGAACTTATTGAGGAATCATTAATTTTTGATGTCGATTCTGTTAAAGATCTGATTAAAACTTTGTTTAGAGCTTTTATAATAATTATCAATATAAACAATTTCAGAATATTCAATAAGACAGAGATGAAAGTTATTTCATCAGCAAAAAAATAGTCAATTGAAAAATAAAATGAGAGTAGGAAACCTATAGGTTTTATAATTCCAGAGATTACCTCAAAAATAAAATCATCGAAATTTGTTTTGGTCCTTTTGGAGATCTTTTTAAAAAATATTTTTGAAAGTTTAGAAATTATTATCGACAATAAAATTGCAATAAAAAAAATGGATATTGCCAGAAGGAGGTTTTCAGTCACTAATTTCATGTTCAAATAAACTCTAAAAATTAATCTCTAATAAAATCTTAAATTATCTCTAAACAACAAACCAGTCTTAATTTTTTTTAACTCATTATTATATTTCTAATTTCTTTAAATTCTTTTCTATCAGCGGTTTTACATAATTCGAAAATTATTGATTCAGTAGTTGTTAAGGTAGCTCCCCTCTGAATCATTCTCTTTAAGGCTATTTCATGATCGACTCTATTTCGACTGCTCATAGCATCTGAAATGAGAATAACATCATATCCTTTTTGTAAACAATCTAAGACTGTTTGTTGAATACAAATATGCGTTTCGATACCACAAACTATCAAATCTGTAATTTGCTTATTTTTAAGTTCTTTAGTAAATTCTTGTTTATTAGCTAGGCTGAATTCCATCTTTTCAATTTTATTAAATTCGGCTTTGGGCAATAATTTAGGGATCGTTGAACCTAATTTTAGTGGGTTCTGTTCAGATATAAATATGTTTTCTTCTAAAATTTGGTAAGCATCTATTACCTTTTTAATGTTTTTAATTATTGAATCCTTATTAAAAATTGGTCTTATTATCTTTTCCTGAATATCAATAATTAATAAAGCGTTTACTTTCGGTGATGGTTTATCAGAAGAGTTTTCATTATCCTTCATTATTTCAAAATAAAGATATATTCAACATAATATTTTGGAGAACTTTAGTAAACATTTTAAATCAAAAAGTTGTTTTGCTCTCATCTAGAGTTATTATTGAGAATAGCCATGGGTTAATCGTTGTCATTATCCTCTCAATTCAATGTTATTACATCTCCTCTTGGCGATGGTTTACATAAAGATGGGAAGAGGTTAACTCCTCAGAGACTTAAGGTTCTTAATTTGTTTGAAAATATAGGTTCTGGAAAGCATCTTAGTGCTGAAGAGGTTCATGAAAAGTTAGTTAAATCAAGTTCCAAAGTTTCACTTGCAACAATTTATAGAACTTTAAGACTTTTAGTTCAAATGGGTTTGCTTCATGAATTAGAACTCAGTGAGGGCGGACATAGATATGAATTGCTTAGTAATGACACT
This window of the Prochlorococcus sp. MIT 1314 genome carries:
- a CDS encoding hydrolase produces the protein MKDNENSSDKPSPKVNALLIIDIQEKIIRPIFNKDSIIKNIKKVIDAYQILEENIFISEQNPLKLGSTIPKLLPKAEFNKIEKMEFSLANKQEFTKELKNKQITDLIVCGIETHICIQQTVLDCLQKGYDVILISDAMSSRNRVDHEIALKRMIQRGATLTTTESIIFELCKTADRKEFKEIRNIIMS
- the crtL gene encoding lycopene beta cyclase, whose product is MSKESMPDVLVLGAGPAGMAIASALGKEKLDVEVLSPNGPDEPWPNTYGIWGKEVDQLGLQDLLEYRWKNTVSFFGHGALEEQHDENKATEHSLDYGLFDKKKLHNFWLNECNKSFIKWHQGYADKIHFEKYKSTVTTNDGKTYSARLVVDATGYDPVFLKLKSCGPLAVQTCYGIVGNFSKPPLKEGQFVLMDYRNDHLNEEQKKEPPTFLYAMDMGNGKYFLEETSLGLVNPLTMENLKERLEKRLSYRNISITSMQHEELGLFLPMNMPIPDFKQQLLGYGGAASMVHPASGYLIGNVLRRAPLVAKAVSEAIKNKNLSTYHIARRGWETLWSKELIRKKSLYQFGLEKLMRFDEKLLREFFGSFFKLPKNQWYGFLTDTLSLREIVYAMCIMFIKAPWSVKKGLMIMHGREFKMLLRIIFPNI
- a CDS encoding mechanosensitive ion channel family protein; this encodes MKLVTENLLLAISIFFIAILLSIIISKLSKIFFKKISKRTKTNFDDFIFEVISGIIKPIGFLLSFYFSIDYFFADEITFISVLLNILKLFILIIIIKALNKVLIRSLTESTSKINDSSISSMISSLTPLIKALTWTIGSIFFLQNIGVQMTAIWALLSAGGIGAGLALKDPVQEFFEYITILLDKPFQKGEFIKSDGVLGMVERVGVRSSRIRSINGEVIVMSNSALTNGIISNYAQMEKRRLVHKLGVIYETSPKLMKLIPTIIKKIVDETKDASFDRCHFTDFGDFSLNFELVYYIPTNNYIAAMEAQQSINLKIIEEFAVNNIEFAFPTQTLNIESNKAK
- a CDS encoding SDR family NAD(P)-dependent oxidoreductase; this encodes MIKNKNILITGGNSGIGFFATINLLKKKNNLYVVIKSELRKNEFLKILEKYFEKNYLSKYLNIIDNCDLSDLENIKKIKDYFICKKIFLDVVVLNAGLQYTGSFYPKVSKQGLELTFAVNHLAHFYLVNLLKVFVRDKEESRIIITSSDVHDPKSSGGSIGKKAGLNNLVDFRKKVTGQFLNFNADESYKNSKLCNILFAKELIRKLKMTSSKISVVTWAPGLVIPNDDSGFFRYSKRFNLFGYLIFSTVARNILGISESIENAGKILSEIVLDSDFNNIGYIHLSNKLISFKKHKLVESNVSDEANSSELASKLWILSEEICRSFGFVTFNI
- a CDS encoding Fur family transcriptional regulator encodes the protein MSLSSQFNVITSPLGDGLHKDGKRLTPQRLKVLNLFENIGSGKHLSAEEVHEKLVKSSSKVSLATIYRTLRLLVQMGLLHELELSEGGHRYELLSNDTPDHHHLICIRCGRTEEFENEEVLKAGKVAAKVNGFKLIESSLNVRAICPNCI